In Holophagales bacterium, one DNA window encodes the following:
- the ccsA gene encoding cytochrome c biogenesis protein CcsA — MTYLSSLYLPGALALWCACAFAFAALYGYAAALGGDEASRRFARTSYRFFAISIVLASAVLLVCLYLRDYRIEYVYQYSGNELPTHFQLAAFWAGQKGSFLIWLLWGSLLGLPLARAAGRDEAPVMGTFVLTQIALLLILVRENPFVMLPQTPADGVGLNPLLQDNWMVIHPPIMFIGYAASAIPFAFAMAALWRRDYEGWAVRAFPWALFGFLVLGVAILMGGYWAYKTLGWGGYWGWDPVENASLIPWIFGTALIHGLYLERTRGRYRRANVVLASLVYLSVLYGTFLTRSGVLADFSVHSFVDLGISGWLIALMVFFVGMAVWLIATRFREIPAVPNEDPFLSRGSFLVLGSIALLTSAVVVTFGTSAPLLTRFLENPGQVGPEFYNRVNTPIALLIAFLLSLIPYLTWRESGGVAGILRQARLPLAVAAVVTIVAVVVAVHDPFHLLFIFLASLAVAGNLATAVALIRRGGLKTAGGYLTHVGVGVILIGFLASSAYDTSEKVTLERGVPKAVGDLTLTFHRYVPRTADEKERMEVEVVRADGSRYMAYPKLFLNDRTQQMMANPHVKTMPLQDLYISPLEYNPGEPGGRITLAKDQSVERGGVGFRFLGFDLQGADHGAMNASAGPMTVGAVLEITRGGQTTRAMPLFSFSPDGRSEFQPLTLPDGATIALSGIDAERGAIEIAVDGLAELKGTPAHLSLDVTHKPLIQLVWIGLYLIFAGGVLAAINRYRQALRFDRADVAAG, encoded by the coding sequence TCTCTCGTCGCTCTACCTGCCAGGCGCCCTGGCGCTCTGGTGCGCTTGCGCTTTCGCCTTCGCCGCGCTCTACGGTTACGCCGCGGCGCTCGGCGGCGACGAGGCGTCGCGGCGCTTCGCCCGCACCTCCTACCGCTTCTTCGCGATCTCGATCGTCCTCGCCTCGGCGGTCCTGCTCGTCTGCCTCTACCTGCGGGACTACCGCATCGAGTACGTCTACCAGTACTCGGGCAACGAGCTGCCGACGCACTTCCAGCTCGCCGCCTTCTGGGCCGGACAGAAGGGGAGCTTCCTCATCTGGCTGCTCTGGGGCTCGCTGCTCGGCCTGCCGCTCGCCCGCGCTGCGGGCCGAGACGAAGCGCCGGTGATGGGGACCTTCGTGCTCACCCAGATCGCGCTGCTGCTGATCCTGGTGCGCGAGAACCCCTTCGTGATGCTGCCCCAGACGCCCGCCGACGGGGTCGGGCTGAATCCGCTGCTGCAGGACAACTGGATGGTGATCCATCCGCCGATCATGTTCATCGGCTACGCGGCGAGCGCCATCCCCTTCGCCTTCGCCATGGCCGCGCTCTGGCGGCGCGACTACGAGGGCTGGGCGGTGCGCGCCTTCCCCTGGGCGCTCTTCGGCTTCCTGGTGCTCGGGGTGGCGATCCTGATGGGCGGCTACTGGGCCTACAAGACGCTGGGCTGGGGCGGCTACTGGGGCTGGGATCCGGTGGAGAACGCCTCGCTCATCCCCTGGATCTTCGGCACCGCGCTCATTCACGGTCTCTATCTGGAACGGACGCGCGGGCGCTACCGTCGTGCCAACGTCGTGCTCGCCTCGCTGGTCTATCTCTCGGTGCTCTACGGCACCTTCCTCACCCGCTCCGGCGTGCTGGCCGACTTCTCGGTGCACAGCTTCGTCGACCTGGGGATTTCGGGCTGGCTGATCGCGTTGATGGTCTTCTTCGTCGGCATGGCGGTCTGGCTCATCGCGACGCGATTCCGCGAGATCCCGGCCGTTCCCAACGAGGACCCGTTCCTCTCTCGCGGCTCGTTCCTCGTGCTCGGCTCGATCGCCCTGCTGACCTCGGCCGTGGTGGTGACCTTCGGCACCTCGGCGCCGCTGCTCACCCGCTTCCTCGAGAACCCCGGGCAGGTCGGGCCGGAGTTCTACAACCGGGTCAACACGCCGATCGCCCTGCTCATCGCTTTCCTGCTCTCGCTCATCCCCTACCTCACCTGGCGCGAGAGCGGCGGGGTGGCCGGCATTCTCCGCCAGGCCCGGCTGCCGCTCGCCGTGGCCGCCGTGGTCACGATCGTCGCGGTGGTGGTCGCCGTCCACGATCCGTTCCACCTGCTCTTCATCTTCCTCGCTTCGCTGGCGGTCGCCGGCAACCTGGCGACGGCCGTCGCCCTCATCCGGCGGGGCGGCCTGAAGACCGCCGGCGGCTACCTGACGCACGTCGGCGTCGGCGTCATCCTGATCGGCTTCCTCGCCTCCTCGGCCTACGACACGAGCGAGAAGGTGACGCTCGAGCGCGGCGTCCCGAAGGCGGTCGGCGATCTCACCCTGACGTTCCATCGCTACGTTCCGCGGACGGCCGACGAGAAGGAGCGGATGGAGGTCGAGGTGGTGCGCGCCGACGGCTCGCGCTACATGGCCTATCCGAAGCTGTTCCTCAACGACCGCACGCAGCAGATGATGGCCAATCCTCACGTCAAGACGATGCCGCTGCAGGATCTCTACATCTCGCCGCTCGAATACAACCCGGGCGAGCCCGGTGGACGGATCACCCTCGCCAAGGACCAGAGCGTCGAGCGCGGCGGCGTCGGCTTCCGCTTCCTCGGCTTCGACCTGCAGGGGGCCGATCACGGCGCGATGAACGCTTCGGCGGGCCCGATGACCGTTGGCGCGGTTCTCGAGATCACGCGCGGCGGACAGACGACGCGGGCCATGCCGCTCTTCTCCTTCAGCCCCGACGGGCGCAGCGAGTTCCAGCCGCTGACGCTGCCTGACGGCGCGACGATCGCCCTATCCGGCATCGACGCCGAACGCGGGGCGATCGAGATCGCCGTCGACGGCCTCGCCGAGCTCAAGGGCACACCGGCCCACCTCTCGCTCGACGTGACCCACAAGCCGCTCATCCAGCTCGTCTGGATCGGTCTCTATCTGATCTTCGCGGGTGGCGTCCTGGCGGCGATCAACCGCTACCGTCAGGCGTTGCGCTTCGACCGCGCGGACGTCGCCGCCGGCTGA